From Punica granatum isolate Tunisia-2019 chromosome 1, ASM765513v2, whole genome shotgun sequence:
GACCTGTGGATAAGCGGTGAGTCGATTGCCTCTCTGTAGTATCTCTGTTTGATCTGATGTTCTTACTAGATTTCCTATGCCTTGGAAAACAAAACCGTGGATACTTGATGCCTCATCCTTAAGCACTCCTCGCAGGTGATATATGACCAGCTGTTCCTTAAAATCGTGTGTTTACCGTTCCCAAATTCTCTTCTGATGCGGCTATACGGTCGATGACCGGTAAATGTGCTGCAATTTTTATCGTTCTTCATTTTCGCGTTGATTTAATTCTTTTACAACTGATGTGAAGAAAGTTTTATCTGTAATGAGTATATCACGTGACAATGTCACAATTCAACAGGAGTTCACaaatttttcttgatttttaaaaatattacaaaaaaaaatctattgtagaaaaaaaaattagtgtaTAAGACAGCACAGTTCCATATGATATACATGTTCCACAAAATACCTCAACCAACCGTCATTTCTTCatgataatattaaaattgatgTTTTTGACGGAAGCTTCCTTCTTTATAGGACTAGGTCTTTGTAGCTTTTTGGAAGATGAGTCGTATTTTCAGCAAATTCTATAGTGGTACATTCCTTGTACACCATGATTAGGGATGTTGGGGGTAGGATTTATGACGGCTTGATTCTTCCCAAATCCAAAACCTTTAGGAAGTTTTTGCCTTCAAACTATTTTCAAACCCCTTAAGAATTTATAGGAAAGATCTCAAATCCCTCCCACTAAGTTAACGGATTTTCACTGGAAACATGTTTTTACCATTAACTCACTCATGTccattataaaaaaaacatgaacATAAGGGTAATGATATGGTAGAGTGATAGCTCAAGAAAATCGATGTTCGACCAGTGAGGAGAGGCAGAATAAAAGGGTAATGGTGAGGGTGACACGTGAGTGCGGAGAGGACAAAAGAGGCAAAGGGAATGGAGAAAGAGGCGGAGAGGACATAAGAAGTAACGATGAGGTTATGATTAATACGTGAACAAAAtgatattttgtaaaattaacgAATGAATGGGGATAATTTTAAGCTTAATGGGTTTGGGATGGGTTTTGATGCCAAATACCATATCATTCTCAAACCTTACAGGGTTTTGACGAAAAATTCCTAAACTCTTTTCACAATCCAACGGGCAAAACCCTTTCACTAACCATTAGGGTCTAGACATGGTCAAAACACATTTATAGAAATCCAATGAACATCCCTAACCATGATAGTACGCGAGTTTTTTAAGGGCTTGTTTAGTTCATGAAAATTAAGAGGGGAATCAGAATCGAAATGGATCATTCAAATTGTTGATGTTTGTTTGAGGGGAATCGATTCCCCCTTGTGAATCATCCAGTCCATCAATACAggataatcaaaattaattttattttgtctttttgttGTAATTTTGCTGTGAAAActcaattaataataaaataatgaaatgatTTCTTAACCGCAAACACAAGTCATCAATGAGTAGAGTAAACCTCATCCATTCGACAAACCCAATAAATTGAAGATATTacctaaaatatataattcgCTCAAATTTATACATGTTACATGCATAATTATTGAGCCGCAACGTGATTTGTTCATTATTCACTTGATATATTACtaataattatgaaataatgaaaattgattCTGAGTCCACAGACATTAAACCAATCACAAACAATGGAATTGAATTCCAATTCATTATTGAActaaacagaaaaaaaattatcatttcgTTTCCAATTCCGTCCCATTTCGCCTCATTCAGTTTCCGTTTCCATTCCTGTACCTTGAACAAAACAGGCCCTAAGGGGAAATAGTTTataaaatcacaaactttCGACTTTATTCTAAATATTccatttcttttaaatttttaatttattaacttGTAAAATCATAAACTTTCACGCTATTAGTATATTTACCAGAATTGACAGTTTTCACTGACTTGGACAAAGTATAACAGTGTTGACTTTGTCCAACGCTGAAGTCACAAATAGAATCTGACGTGacatatttttgttttcataaaataaaaaccttCTAGCTTTTTATCATATTtgccaattttttttatttttcacaaaatCATTAAGTTTTTTCtcgtttaattattttgaagaTATGTATCCCTTCTaatgatgaaaatttttaattcctAGGTGTATTTGCTTCTAcgtgtatatattaattagtcttacttgaaaatgaagaaatcgATTTAAGttgatttttataaatattcagTTATCGAatgatttgaaatttgaaatagTTTTCGCATGATATTGTACCCAACAGTCCTAAACCAATTGTTGGAAGTTGGTATTAATTTCATCCTCAACGTTTCATTGCCATTACAAACGTTCTTGGCATCACATTTTTGTTCATCAATATAGTCCAGAAAAAGTTATCATGTCAGCTTTTTGTCCATTTTTTTATCAGAATATATACGACATGCTAtggcatgaatttttttttattgttttcatgCTATATAATAAAAGGGGTTTTAACATCATATATCCCACAATTTTAaccttttttcaattttatctcatgatttaaaaattatctaaaaaaGCATATCGCTCATACcttgttccaaatctatctcgCCGTTTACATCTTATTCAAAATCTATCACtctgttattttttttgcaaaaATACGACGGAAAAGTTTACTTGGCTGATTAAGAGGGGTAATGGTGCCATGCCATTTGTGAACTAACCAACAAAATGACGACACATATACCCTTGGGTCCATTAGCTGTTtggatttataattttttttaactcaactccacttatcttcaattcaacaatacaattattactttttctcttttttttaaaattttttaaaccattcaattcaatttttaatactaaatttaatcaactattcattacttttttcacaatttaacaacacaatcattattttatctcaactattcattattttttcacattttttcgtataattcaacaacacaatcattacaaactaattaaaattaaaactcaactcaactaaaCTATAATACCAAACACATTTTGGCCTCAaatctctctcccctctccttcttccttttccctcttcttcttcttcttcttcttcttcttcttcttcttcttcttctgggTGTAGGGTGAGCAACTCCAGTGTGGAGGCCCAGGTTTAGCAAGCCAAGGTGAGGGCCAAGGAGGCTGCAACGACGTCATTGCAGGCCTAACTATAACAAACCATAATCAACGGTTGGCATGACAATAAAGCGTTGCTAGAGGATGGTGGCAGGTGCTGCAGATCGAAGATGGAGGACACCGAGTCGACGTACGTTAACCCGAACATGGTGGCAGCGTTGTTAGGGCCAGGCTGCAGGGCGTGTTGGAAGAGGTTGGCGGCAGTGGTTTTCTTGTCGTGCCAACACCTGTGCGTGTGAACGGAGTCAGACTAGGTGGGCCCCTCTTCATCTTGTTGGCGctcgagaagaagaagatggaggaggaagaaggaaagaaggaGAGAGATTTGAGGccaaatttaaaataagagaaaatttgAAGTATTTTTAAATAGCAAGTGAGCTCAGGGGTACATGTGAGGTTTTTTGTTGGTTATTTCACAAATGACATGGTATCGTTAGCCCCTTAACTAGTCATATTAGCTTTTTTGTCGATTTTCTACATAAATTGTAACGGTTGGATAAATTTAAATCAAGGTATAAACAGCGAATTTTTTGGAATATAATTCAAACATTGAACCTTTTTTTacgtaatttttaaaattatgagaGAAATTTgagagaaatttaaaattatggaATATATCTCGGTAAAACTCCTGtagtaatattatataattcgATTTATGATATTGTGCAAAATAGTATAGATCGTCAGACTGTATCAGACTATCAGTCGGTGTAAATTCAGGGAAAGGAAAAATGGAGCGGTAGAGTTCGGTAGAAAAGTGAACTATTTGTTTGTACACTTGGATGTGGCCGGAGTTTGCCGCGAAAAGAGCAATTCGGAGATGCTCGTCATCTCCTCCCACTCCTCCTCCATCTGATTCTAAGCCCCTTCCCTTCTGCGACAGAACCCTAGATTAGAAGACTCACTGAAAATGGAGGATCGCCGGAGCATCATCGAGAGGGAGCTGCAGCAGATCGAGCAGATTCGGGAGCTCGATTACGAGGAGCTGCAGGTCGAGGAGGTTGAGGACCTCCTCGACTCAGACGACGATAACGACAATCGCCTCACAACGTAGTTAACTCCTCATCCattgataatattattattcctTAATCACCTAGCGCCTATTTAATTCGATGAGCAGTCGGAACTTGCGACGGGATTGATTTCGTTTGATTGATAGGTGTCACAGTCACTATTTAGGGTTTTATGCTCCTTTTTTCCAGAATCTGTTAGTAATGGATATTGGGGTCTGAAATTGCTTGGCTTGGCTCGTAGACTGAGTCAGTAAGCTATGATGCCAACTGTTATGGTTTTCTTTTGCTCTTTGAGTGATGGTGATGGAGTATCCATTGAGAAATGCCGAGAAGTTGTGAAGGATACATGTGTGAAAAGATAcctaaaagaaaattccaCCCCTGTACTCCTGTCTGAAACGTCATGTTGATCAGTGTCGGCTTCTCCATGCTAATTGGGGTGAATTATATCCATTTTGATTCATCTCATGCTAAATTAGGTGGCAACTGCTTATAGTTTTTGAATGATAAGGTTGTTTCCATAACATGGATGATTCGGAGATGGATGCTAATATGGGGAATATAATGCCTTTTTGGTCGCATATCTGCGATGTCTTTAAGTAAGTACGTGCAATCAGCAGGGTCACAGATACTGCCTGCAGCTCCATCTGAAGGATTCTGGGTGCCCTTCACTTCACAGGGTACACTGTTTGCTGATGTTCAGTCAGCATTGTTTGATTGGGAAACCCTTTAAATTGGAACTGCAACAGACTATTCACCATTTTGTATCCGTTTATTGAATTTCATAGTTTCTAAAGTAGAATATTGTATAGTGTTAGATTAAATTTTGGGAGGTGCTTGTTAGGTACTTGTGGTCCTTATGCTGTCCAATATGACCTGGAAGATGTTTTGTTCAGTAGGCTAGCTGTTAGATTCGAGATTTAGTAATTTTCACACGGCCTGCTGGTTTGCCCAAAAATAAACATTCAAAGGGAATATAATTAGCTTATCTTGTTAAAAGGTTCTATGCATCTATCCTTTCTCAACGCATTTAGTTAGACAAAGACTCCTAAATGTAAAATATCTTTTCAATCATGGAGTTATATGCCATATAACTTTGCCTTTTCCTTAGATCTTGTTCTGAAATATGTAGGGAAAAAAGTCATTGTTGGCTCATATGCtgatatggttttttttttacttgtttatttatgcatatatttaaCGTTGCTATAGTGGTCAAGCTTATGATGCTGGAGCTCGTCCTGGTGAATTGACGTTCAACACTAGTTTGGCTTCGTTGCATACGTATCTTGGTGGTACGCACATCAACTCTCATGTAATCTCTTTCATATTATACTGCATCTTCTTGCTTTTGAAATTAGTGTTTCCATCCAAATGTAACAGAGGTTGAAGACACTCATAACAGATTGGCGTTCTTGGATGGGGGTGCTGTGCATCACTTACCTCTGTTCTATTTTGAAGGTATTGTTTCTTTATTGACTAACCTATGTGGTAAAAATAAGTTATGCCATTAGATGATTCGAAAATGATGTAAACCTTTTTTATTCATGTCATGGGAAATTGGAGTTGAATGGTGCTTCATGTATATAAATTTGACATTTATGAGTATTTTCAGCTAAATGATATTGGCAAAATGCATCTGTCTCCCCTCTACTTTGAGTATCGTGAGAGGGTCCTTATTCTTTAAGATTCAGCATATGGCCTCGTGTACTTTCAAATTGGGGATATTGGTCCCTTTCTATTAGTCTGCCAGTACTATTGTAGCTGAATTTTACACATACCCCAGACACTTCAACCAAGAGAgagtttttgcaattttttaaagaataaaaaaaattaaacagtCAAGGATATTGGGAGGAACTCCAATGTGGGAAGGGAGAGGGTGAAGAGTCCCACCAGGTTTGGTAATCGAACTCTGAGACAATGCACGGCAGATCCCCTTGGGTTGCGCCACCTGCTCCTAGTGAGAGCTAGGGGTATGTTGCCTGCCGCGGGCAAATTATCTCCAACATGAAATGGGTTGTTTGACCTATTGGAGAAGTTCAACCGACGAGAACCCCATGGATCTCTCCGGTATGGTGCAGAGTGACCCACGGGGATCCTGCTGTGGATCTTCCTTATGGGTCTTTCACCTCATCATTCTCCCTcttcctttgttttttttggattttttttctcttttgttatttttaaagGTCTAATAATCCCACCTAAAATTTGGGTTGATAGGAGTGTGGGATGACATGTCATTAACACATGTACATTACAATCCTGTTCAAAACGGAGCTCACAAACTAGAGGGTTTGTTTCCACAATTCGGGAAGCACAAGGTTTACTTTCTAGATTTCGACGTTTAGAGGATGTTTCCTTTCTGACAAATGAAGTACACAGCTATTGATGCTTGTTGCCCTTGATAATATTGCCCTGAGAAGTGCACATATCATCTACCTGGCACTTTTTCAGTATTCTATGATCTATGATAAAAAAGATTTAAATAATCAGTATGAGTATATTATTATGCTGTAGAGTTGCTGTTAGCTTGGATGCGTTGGTTCTCTAAGCTTAAAATCCTGACAGTTAAAGTTGAAAGTTTTTCTGCTCCTTGAACATGTTTTATTAGCATTATATGTAGATTGTACTTTCTGTTTCCCATCCTTTCTCATCTTTGGATAAATGTTGCTCTTTGATCTATGCCAGGAGTTGTTCTGTTCCCTGGGGCCACGCTACCACTACGAGTTGTTCAACCAAATTTGTTAGCTACTATTGAGAGAGCATTGGGCCAAATAGATCAAGGCGCTCCTCTTACTATTGGTGTGGTCAGTGGATCCTTTactcattcatatatttttctgtttttggtTTTCATTCTGAGCTCTCAAAGTATATCCTAATTTTCTCTGTAGGTTCGCATATACCGTGATCCAGATGATGGAAGAGTAAGATTTGCCACGACCGGGACAACTGCAGAGGTATTATAGCTACATCTTTCCTTATATGTTCCTGGTTTTACTGTGGGTAGCTATTTTACAATGTCAATTTTTACTTCCCTCCCTCCACCTACTTGGGCTTCATTTATATGGTATCTATTAATTGCATTATCGACTAAGATAATGCGTTAATAACTTTGAATTGCTAATgaagaaaggagaaaagaaaaaagaattgatGCCATTTTGTGCCTTGCCAAATTAATCTTAAAATGTTCTATTCGTGAGACCTTTGAAATACAAGTTATGTTCGGCTAGGTTTGCTCAAGTATTAGTAGTTTATTATTATCAATGATTTGCTAAGTGGTTCTATCCTCCCATTATTGCGGCTTACCCGGATCTACTCTCTTATTTGAGAATAATATCGTGAGTCATTTTCGGGTTGCAGCTCTAAAGTGCAATAGCTgatgattggaaaaaaaaattgatggatATTTCCCTTTGTTACTTAAAACAGGATTAGAAGGTCACTATCTACTGTCTTATACATGTATCGACCACAAATGCAAGAGGCCACTGCATGCATCTGAAAGAAAGGACTTAATCCATATTTTGTGTCTTGGACTGTTTGTGGGATTAGTTAACTCTGCTTCCTGTCAATgggctcttttttttcttttttggattaaaattcaatgggcattattattattttagagattttcctttcctttctacTTCTGATGGTAGCAGATTTGAGATATGATCTGGATGGATCAAACTGAATTAACGGAGAAATAACAGGAGGAAAAATGATTATTTTTGCCTTTTCAATTGAAGCTCATTGAGAAGCATCTTAAGAGTGACCAAACTATCATTTATTATCCTTGAAAAATCTTTGTTGGATTGATTATAGCTCAGATTGTTGATTATGATGGGGTGCCATTGATTGCTCTGTTCAGGTGAAATTTTGTTGTGGGGACTATTGTATGTTATGGTCCTTAAATACAATAACATTTGGTGCAATACTTGCTGCAGATTCGACAATATAGGCGACTAGAGGATGGTTCACTGAATGCTGTCACTCGGGGTCAACAGAGATTCCGTCTAAAGCGCTGTTGGATAGATGTTGAAGGAGTGGTTAGACTAACTGtgattttcttctctctttttctgaGGGTCGGACGGGGTTGGGTGGCGTTCGTGGCTGCTTCTGATTTTTAACaatcatttatctttttaaggCATGTGGAGAGGTCCAGATAATCGAGGAAGATTTGCCTCTGAGGACTCCGAAGGATGTTTTTGATAGGCTAGCTCCATTGAATGGTCTGGCAAACATTGGGATCTCTGGAAGTCTTCCTTCAGGCGCTTCTCACGTTAGAAGGCATGGATAccaagatgaagatgatgactCTGAGGCACATTCAGAAGATAGCTTCCAGAGTGCACTTTCTCCATCTGAGCATAGATTGCATCGATCTGCTGTTGATTCTTTATCTGGATATGAGTTCATGGATGAATCAACAAGCAGTGATGAAGATAAGTTTGCTTGTGAATCCGAATTCCAATCTGGAAGATCTCTTCCCAGTACATTTGGCTCCAGTCATATTCCGAATTTAGATGATGATAGAATGGAAGATGCTGAATTTGTAGATCGGAGTAATAATCCATCTGAAAGGAGATCCCATAAAGTAGCAAAGATCCAACCCTCCTGGAAACCTTCTGGTTTACATCGTGGTCtttcaaaggcattttggcCCCATTGGGTATACCGCATGTATGATTCCTATAGTCTTGCTCAGAGGGCAGCAGGTATGTGACAATGCAGTTTTATTTCGTGATCCTTTCTTACTGATTAACCCACCTGATGGTTTCAGTTTTATTCTCTAGGTCCAGTTAAAGGTCACTGTCACCGCATTGTTAGACTACTTTTATAGCTTAGTTGGCACTGCTTGTTGATTCATCCagaattttcttaattcttgaaatcgataaattttaaaaatgtggTATCTCGTCCCTCAAAGTTAAATGTCACATTAGTGAAAAAGTGGTGAGTGTTCTATTTTAAAGGAGGGAGCGTTGGTGTCCTTCAAGGAAATGTCAAACAGACTAGAGGGTGATTGGTGGAATTTATCTTTGCTGTTGGTCATACAGAGTCCCATCActgagaagaaaaggaatCCCCTCGAAAGCTTGGACttgaaattttcaagaaaacaGTTCTATAGTATTCTGAGTATTTGCAGTCAGAATTCACCGTGGAGgcaaaaaaatacataaaatgcTTTTTTATTCTCTAGTAGAAGTATCATGGATTTCACATTGGGTATAACTACAAGTCTACAAGAGTTGTTTCAGCGGAGAATTATTCAACATAACCTTTTCCTGAGTACTGGAATTTGGATGAATGAGAAGTAGGAAAATGTTCAGAATGCATGAGATATTCCCCTCAAAGTAGAAAGTTAAAGAGAGAAGCAGAAAGAAGACCAAAATATTACTTAAGCTGATGACTTAGGTAAAGTTGCCCCTCCTGATTTTCTGAAGACCTGGACCAGCAGATATTGAGGGAACTACTTCTGAGCTTAATTCAGAGAGCGAATTTGTTCCTGTCTGTTCAAGAAGTCCAAAAAATGAATGATGATTGATCTATTGATCCCATGGTGGACAGTATGGTATGATTGGGAATCGTTATCATAATAGGAATTTATCAAGTTAGAATCTTACGATGTCTGATAAGCTAGAACTGTCTAGGCGCAGTGCTTTTAAGGGTTTTCTTATGTTTATGCTGTTGTCCACAAAAATCAGTTGGTATGACGACATAGCTTCTTGTGGGAATGAATCCTTGTCTAAGAATAAGATGAGACAATCTTATCATTGGTCTACTGTAGTATTAATGTGCAAATCTTTCGCTACAATCTCAGTGATTTATCATTCCCTCGACGATTGTAACTCATATGTCCTAAATGCTGGCAGATATGTGGAAACAAATTGTGGGAGCACCAGCTATGGACGATTTTGTCAAGAAACCcgatcttctttcttttcatataGCCagtaaaattcctgtttcagAGTCAACAAGGCAGGAGCTTCTGGAGATTGATGGAACTTCATATCGCTTGCGCCGTGAAATTAATTTACTCGAGTGTTTCGATCGCATCCGATGCAAAAATTGTCAGGTACATCTAATCTTTCATCATAGCACATCTATATTTCATCAAAAGTAGTTGTCGCATGTTGATTACCATTCAACTCAAAACTGAATTACTACTGTTTGTACATCGGTTTTTAATTATTTGCGCTTGGACGACTAAGCAATTGGTTCCTTGCCAGCACCTTCTGTGCTGCATAGGAAGAGCAACagaataattcatataaaatgaattgaagaaaattaaaaccTGAACTCTGCAATATCATAAGAAACCCAGGCCCTCAGCTGCCCAGGGGACCTAGCAAGGCCAGAGATCAGCCTGGATTCATTAAACTTTGGCGTCTTACTTTCTCCATTTTCTGTTTTCCCTTAACAAGACTCTGATTGCGAGACGAAGTGATATGCTGGTGATGTCTACTGATGGTCCTCTCGGTGCTTACGTGAATCCTCATGGATATGTTCACGAAATAATGACCTTGTACAAAGCGAACGGGCTAGTCCGCAAAGGGCGTCCGGCCACAGAATACAGCTGGTTTCCCGGGTAAGCTCTTGAACCTTCCTCCACTATCTGGCACTCTGCAAACAATGAACATTCGGCTGCTATAGTTAGATAGGAGATAGGAGAAAGGATGATAAGAATTAAACTAGACAGATAGATCTGACACCTAAGCTATGGAAGTCTGATTGAAGGATGGAGCTTGTAGGAGAAACTGCAGTGGCTCGAAGAATTATCTTGGGTTATAAAGTTGCTGTGTTCGATTATTACTTCAGTGGGTCGTACCAAGACGTGCggacttttttattatatgtcTAGAGGGTCCGATATCTTAATTTGCATGATATTAAACTTGTCTGAGATACTGACATTTGGGACTTTTGCAGATATGCATGGACAATCATCAATTGCGCCACCTGCGAAACTCAAATGGGTTGGCTTTTTACCGCAACGAATGAGAAGTTGAAACCAAGGATGTTTTGGGGGATACGGAGTTCCCAAGTCGCTGACGACATGCAGGCGTCATAAAGTTGCGTAATGCCAGTAAATTCTTGATACCTCTCCGAGAGCCATGAAGTGGTTTTATCATGTATAGAGCGCACAGTCAAGTAGTATAGTACTCTGTTTAGTGTGAGTTATCCCCTCTTACTTGTTATTTttggtttctttctctttgttttgttttgcgATTGCTGCTTCGGGTTTTAAAGAGGTTCTTGCTAATGAAATCGCTAGACAGTATATAAAATTACGGCGTTCGTACTTGTGAATTATTTTGGAACCTTGGAAACTCCCTGTTGATTGTGAATAGTCAGTCGGGGCATAgataagaagaagagaaagttGAGCTAAGTATGAGATGACACAGGCATATTAGGAGAACTCTGGACCGTACGAGCAGGAGGAACCCGTCTCGATGCAAACTGAAAGTCCAAGCCTTCTCCCATGCCTAGGTGGCATCCCTTGTCAGGTCCTTTGTAATATCACTAGATTAATTTAACCGTGTGATGCACGATCTGAAGTTTTtatacaatattttttttctcatttatttttattaatgttACGTCATTAAAAGATACACCGACttataattataatcataaaatACATGTATAAATTCCATGATGATGTTAGAATTCGAATAGTCAATGAGGATATAAAGACATTATTAATACATCAAACTAAATTTTTGTAAATGGtgaaataaaagataattctAATTATGTCCTTGTAT
This genomic window contains:
- the LOC116214696 gene encoding protein cereblon isoform X2 yields the protein MEDRRSIIERELQQIEQIRELDYEELQVEEVEDLLDSDDDNDNRLTTGQAYDAGARPGELTFNTSLASLHTYLGEVEDTHNRLAFLDGGAVHHLPLFYFEGVVLFPGATLPLRVVQPNLLATIERALGQIDQGAPLTIGVVRIYRDPDDGRVRFATTGTTAEIRQYRRLEDGSLNAVTRGQQRFRLKRCWIDVEGVVRLTACGEVQIIEEDLPLRTPKDVFDRLAPLNGLANIGISGSLPSGASHVRRHGYQDEDDDSEAHSEDSFQSALSPSEHRLHRSAVDSLSGYEFMDESTSSDEDKFACESEFQSGRSLPSTFGSSHIPNLDDDRMEDAEFVDRSNNPSERRSHKVAKIQPSWKPSGLHRGLSKAFWPHWVYRMYDSYSLAQRAADMWKQIVGAPAMDDFVKKPDLLSFHIASKIPVSESTRQELLEIDGTSYRLRREINLLECFDRIRCKNCQTLIARRSDMLVMSTDGPLGAYVNPHGYVHEIMTLYKANGLVRKGRPATEYSWFPGYAWTIINCATCETQMGWLFTATNEKLKPRMFWGIRSSQVADDMQAS
- the LOC116214696 gene encoding protein cereblon isoform X4; translation: MEDRRSIIERELQQIEQIRELDYEELQVEEVEDLLDSDDDNDNRLTTGQAYDAGARPGELTFNTSLASLHTYLGEVEDTHNRLAFLDGGAVHHLPLFYFEGVVLFPGATLPLRVVQPNLLATIERALGQIDQGAPLTIGVVRIYRDPDDGRVRFATTGTTAEIRQYRRLEDGSLNAVTRGQQRFRLKRCWIDVEGVACGEVQIIEEDLPLRTPKDVFDRLAPLNGLANIGISGSLPSGASHVRRHGYQDEDDDSEAHSEDSFQSALSPSEHRLHRSAVDSLSGYEFMDESTSSDEDKFACESEFQSGRSLPSTFGSSHIPNLDDDRMEDAEFVDRSNNPSERRSHKVAKIQPSWKPSGLHRGLSKAFWPHWVYRMYDSYSLAQRAADMWKQIVGAPAMDDFVKKPDLLSFHIASKIPVSESTRQELLEIDGTSYRLRREINLLECFDRIRCKNCQTLIARRSDMLVMSTDGPLGAYVNPHGYVHEIMTLYKANGLVRKGRPATEYSWFPGYAWTIINCATCETQMGWLFTATNEKLKPRMFWGIRSSQVADDMQAS
- the LOC116214696 gene encoding protein cereblon isoform X1, with the protein product MEDRRSIIERELQQIEQIRELDYEELQVEEVEDLLDSDDDNDNRLTTYGQAYDAGARPGELTFNTSLASLHTYLGEVEDTHNRLAFLDGGAVHHLPLFYFEGVVLFPGATLPLRVVQPNLLATIERALGQIDQGAPLTIGVVRIYRDPDDGRVRFATTGTTAEIRQYRRLEDGSLNAVTRGQQRFRLKRCWIDVEGVVRLTACGEVQIIEEDLPLRTPKDVFDRLAPLNGLANIGISGSLPSGASHVRRHGYQDEDDDSEAHSEDSFQSALSPSEHRLHRSAVDSLSGYEFMDESTSSDEDKFACESEFQSGRSLPSTFGSSHIPNLDDDRMEDAEFVDRSNNPSERRSHKVAKIQPSWKPSGLHRGLSKAFWPHWVYRMYDSYSLAQRAADMWKQIVGAPAMDDFVKKPDLLSFHIASKIPVSESTRQELLEIDGTSYRLRREINLLECFDRIRCKNCQTLIARRSDMLVMSTDGPLGAYVNPHGYVHEIMTLYKANGLVRKGRPATEYSWFPGYAWTIINCATCETQMGWLFTATNEKLKPRMFWGIRSSQVADDMQAS
- the LOC116214696 gene encoding protein cereblon isoform X3 — translated: MEDRRSIIERELQQIEQIRELDYEELQVEEVEDLLDSDDDNDNRLTTYGQAYDAGARPGELTFNTSLASLHTYLGEVEDTHNRLAFLDGGAVHHLPLFYFEGVVLFPGATLPLRVVQPNLLATIERALGQIDQGAPLTIGVVRIYRDPDDGRVRFATTGTTAEIRQYRRLEDGSLNAVTRGQQRFRLKRCWIDVEGVACGEVQIIEEDLPLRTPKDVFDRLAPLNGLANIGISGSLPSGASHVRRHGYQDEDDDSEAHSEDSFQSALSPSEHRLHRSAVDSLSGYEFMDESTSSDEDKFACESEFQSGRSLPSTFGSSHIPNLDDDRMEDAEFVDRSNNPSERRSHKVAKIQPSWKPSGLHRGLSKAFWPHWVYRMYDSYSLAQRAADMWKQIVGAPAMDDFVKKPDLLSFHIASKIPVSESTRQELLEIDGTSYRLRREINLLECFDRIRCKNCQTLIARRSDMLVMSTDGPLGAYVNPHGYVHEIMTLYKANGLVRKGRPATEYSWFPGYAWTIINCATCETQMGWLFTATNEKLKPRMFWGIRSSQVADDMQAS